In Chryseobacterium oryzae, the genomic stretch GAAAATCTGGGCTCACCTCATATTCTGAATTGAGAAAAGTGCCATCCATATCGGTAACAATCAGCTTTATGTCGTTCATAAATTATAATTTAAAATCTTGAATTTTCTATTGCTATAAAGGCTTTGCAAAGATAAAATAAGTTTTTTATTTTGTTTTATAATGAACAGTGGATAGATTTTTCAATATTTCTGCGCTTTGCTCAGGAGTAATATCTCGCTGGGCTTCTGCCAACATTTCGTAGCCTACCATAAATTTTTTCACTTCGGCATTTCTTAACAAAGGCGGGTAAAAATGCATGTGGAAGTGCCATTCCGGGTGTAATTCTCCGTCTGTTGGCGACTGATGAATTCCTGCTGAATATGGAAATGACATTTCAAAAAGATTGTCGTATTTTGTAGTTAAGTCTTTAATGATGGATGCGAGAGATAATTTTTCGGTTTCGGAAAACTGTATCAGATTTTCTATTTTTCTTTTGCTTACAATCATAGTTTCGTAAGGCCAAACTGCCCAAAACGGAACAACTGCTACAAAATCTTCATTTTCAAGAATAATTCTTTCTCGCTTTTCGAGTTCTTGCTGAATGTAATCGGACAAAAGAGATTTTCCCGTTTTTTCAAAATACGCTTTAAAATTTTCCTGAGTTCTTGCCACAAGAGAAGGAATTGAAGATTGTGCCCAAATCTGACCGTGAGGATGTGGATTACTGCATCCCATCATCTGACCTTTATTTTCGAAAATCTGTACATGATTGATATAATCAATATTTCCTAACTCTTCATATTGTTTTTGCCAAAGATCAACTACATTTTTAATGTCTTCAACCTCCATTTCCGGTAAAGTTAAACTGTGG encodes the following:
- a CDS encoding UDP-glucose--hexose-1-phosphate uridylyltransferase, giving the protein MNTIEMKSSFDHKKNPHRRYNPLLDEWILVSPQRANRPWQGQTEKRIEEKLPIHDESCYLCSGNIRVNGEKNPNYKGTYVFDNDFGSLMKDDVEFPPQKSDFFSLQPERGINRVICFSDNHSLTLPEMEVEDIKNVVDLWQKQYEELGNIDYINHVQIFENKGQMMGCSNPHPHGQIWAQSSIPSLVARTQENFKAYFEKTGKSLLSDYIQQELEKRERIILENEDFVAVVPFWAVWPYETMIVSKRKIENLIQFSETEKLSLASIIKDLTTKYDNLFEMSFPYSAGIHQSPTDGELHPEWHFHMHFYPPLLRNAEVKKFMVGYEMLAEAQRDITPEQSAEILKNLSTVHYKTK